TTTATGGTGTATTGCCTGGGAATTTGACTCATTATGGTTTCCACGAAAAAGGGGCTACGGTTCATCACCGTAACCCCTTGTTTTCGCTGGTGCCGAGACACAGAATCGAACTGTGGACACGGGGATTTTCAGTCCCCTGCTCTACCGACTGAGCTATCTCGGCGCGACAGTGAGAGCCATTATAGGTTTGCGTGTGAGGCAGGTCAAGCTGAAATTTACGGCTGATCCGCTTCAGCCGGGTTTTTCCATCCGGGGGCTAAGCCTTGCCCGTGCACTGATCGATGGCTGACCGGGCCAGGGCATCGCACCGCTCGTTTTCCGGATGGCCATGATGCCCTCTGACCCATCTCCATTCTATCTGGTGCTTCCGGCTCAAGGCCAGCAGCTCTTCCCAAAGGTCCCGGTTCTTGACCGGCTGCTTCAGGCTGTTCACCCAGTCTCTGCGGACCCAGCCGGGCAGCCACTCCGTCATGCCCCGTTTCACATAATTCGAATCGGTCACCACCCGCACCCGGCAAGGTCGATCGAGAGCCTGCAGCGCCTCGATGACGGCCCGCATCTCCATTCGATTGTTGGTCGTCATCTTTTCGCAGCCGGAGATCTCCCGGGTCACTCCTCGATATCTGAGAACGGCGCCGTAGCCTCCGGGGCCGGGGTTGCCCCTGCAGGCCCCATCCGTGAAGACTTCTACTATCTCCTCCCCTTCGGACATCACTCTTTGCCCTGCAACTGTTTGGGAGGACCCTGCCGCCCCTCAGGGGGAAGCCCCTCGGTCTTGGATGCCGTCATCCCCCTGATCTGAATGACGATCTGAGGCATTTCAGCATAGTTTGTCTTGAGGAGGAGAAATCCGCCGAATCGCTCCTGTGCCTCGCCGGAAGCCGTAAAATGCAACCGGAATTTTTTGCCCTTCTCCAACTCCTCGATTCGGTAGGCGACCTTTCCTTCAAGGCTGAAGTTCGCCGGCGTCAGCGTGAGCGGTTTGTCGGGCGCGGCCTCGATATCGACGCTCTCCGAGATTTCGTTGCCCGCCTCACCCTGAAGCAAGACAAAGCGTTTGGAAATCTTCACAGGGGGAGCCACCACGGCCGGCTGACGGCCGGCGACACGCCCTCTGATGCGAATGGGGATCTCCGGCCTTTCGGGGTAATTCGTCTTCAATTTCAAAACACCGTTGAAGCTTGCCGGGGTCTCGGGTGTGGTGCTGAAGGTCAGTTTGAATTGCTTCCCCTTTTCGACTTCTTCCATCTTGTACTGAACGATCTTATCCAGATCGAAAAAGACGGGTTCGAGCGTAAGAGGCTTGTCCAACTCGGCCCGGATCTCGAGCTCCCGGGTCGCGGTTTCATCCTTATCGACCATCAGATAGACAAAACTGCTGGAGAGGTGAATGGGGACCTTCACGTCGGCCTTCATGGTCAGCTGAATCTGCTCGTTGGCGGGATCATCCGTCTGCACACGCGCAACCTTGCTGAACGCACCCTGATATCCCCTGGTATTGATCTTGAGAACCACTTTTCCTTCCCCGCCCGGGGGAACGGCCTTGTCGTAGCTGGCCACAGAGCAGCCTCAGCCGGTCTTCACATCCAGAATGTTCAAGTGCGCCTCGCCTTCGTTCCGGATCACGAAAGCATGCTCCAGAACCGAGCCCTCGTCTACACCCTTGAAGTCGAATTCCCGCTCCGGAACCAGCGCCTTGGGCCTTTTGATCTCCTGTGCCCCGGCGGAAGCGACGCCAATTCCCATAAAGAGCAAAAGCATAAACACCATCCAAACCCTGCGCATAAACCAAACCTCCTTGTTTCATCAAAGAATGCAGCCAGCTTTTTCACCCCCACCGGCTCTACGGATCGAGCCTGTGATGGAGCTTGTACGTCAGAACATCCAGTTTAACCGTAAAATCAATGTTTTCAACAAGACAGCATTCAGGGACCACAATGCGCGTCGGAGAAAAATTCAGCAGCGCGTGCACCTCAGCCTCCAGAAACTCGTCAGCCACCATCTGCGCCGCCGAAGCCGGTGTGGAGATCACGCCGATCTCGATCCGACGTTCCTTGACAGTCGTTTCGAGCTCTTTGATGTCCTGGATCTGAATCCCGCTCGGCGTAAGCTGTCCGATCTTTTCAGGATCGCTGTCGAAGGCCGCAACACATACAAAACCCCTCGCCGCGAGGCTTTCCTGCTGAAGAAGAGCCGAACCGAGGTTTCCGACGCCGGCCACGGCGATCTTCCAGTCTCGGTTGACAGCCAGAATCTTCTTGATGTGGGTCTGCAGGTCGATGACGTCATAGCCGACCCCTCTCACCCCGAACTCACCAAAATACCCGAGATCCTTACGAACTTGAGCGGGATTCACCTGGCACAGCCACGCCAGCTTATCCGACGAGACCATTCTGTAACCATCGAATTCCAGAAGCTCCAACTGCCGGTAATAGAGCGAGAGCCGTGTGATGGTGGCCTTGGGAATTTTAACCTGTTTTCGCAATGCATTGTCTCCTGAATTCTCCGACGTTCGGGCCGCCTGAGGTATTTTTACAGACGCCGAAAGAACTGTGAGTGTATGCTGAGAACCCACCCAAGTCAAGAACCTCAGCTTGGCGTGCCGGGCGGCCTCACCGCGCCCGTCCGGCATACGATTTGTAATGACAAGGCAGGGATTTTTTGTTTAGAATCATCTGGTTTGTTTTTTCAGTTTTCTCCTCTGCATCGAGACACCTGAGCACCTATGAGAAAAAAAGCACCCGAAAAACCCTCCGCCTCCGGAAACGTGAAGAAAAAGAAGCTCTCCGAGTCCGAAGCGGCCTCCCAGGCCGGCACGGCCCCTGCATCCCCTGAGCCCCTGTCCAGTGAAAGATACCAGGCCTTTGTCGAGAACATCGGGGAAGGCGTTTACGAAATCGACATTCTGGGACATTTCACCTATTTCAACAACTCGCTTGCCAGGATTTTCGGCTACCCCCCCGAAGAAATCCTCTACAGAAGCTTTTCCATCTTCATGGATGAAGATTACGCCCGCAAGGGGTTTGATACCTTCAACAAGATCTATCGGACCGGCGAGGGCATCAATGACATGATCTGGGAAATCCGCCGGAAGGATGGATCCACCCGGATCATCGAACTTTCCGCCAACCTCGTGGTCAACAAGGCCAGTGAAAAAACCGGTTTTCGGGGCATCGTCCGCGATATCAGCGAGAGATACCGCGCCCGCGAGGCCTTGAAAAAGTCTGAACGGCGCTACCGCACCCTTCTCGAGTTCGCCCCCTATCCCATCGTGGTCTTCAATCAGGAAGGATGCGTGGGGTATTTGAACCCGTCTTTCACCGAGGTTTTCGGCTGGACGCTCGATGAGCTCAAGGGAAAGGAAATCCCCTTCTACCCTGCGGAGCCGGGAGGCGAGACCGGAGAAAGCGTCCGGAGGCTGTTCCAGGAGAAGGGGCTCAAACGGTATGAAACCAAGCGTTTGACGAAGGACGGACGTTTGCTGGATGTCGTCATACGCGACACCGTACTCACAGACGAAGCGAACGGCACGTCCATGGAGCTGATGATCCTGCGGGATGTCACCCACGAGAAACGGCTGGCGAGAAACACCGAGGCCCTCCTCCGCATCGGCATGGCGCTGCCCCAGTATCCCGAATTGGAAGACCTGCTCGATTATGTCAGCAATGAGATCAAGAACATGGTCGACTCGGAAGGCGCGCTGGTGATTCTCCTGGACCATGAAAAAAACGAGCTCTTCTTCAAGTCCGGGGCCCATGACGATTCGGCCACCGAGCGGAAGATCAAAGAAATCCGATATCCGGCCGACAAGGGTGTCTCAGCGGAGGTCCTCCGGACCGGGCAGCCGATTATCGTAAAGGATGCCTACAGCGATCCGAAGTTTTACACCATGGTCGACCGCCAGGCGGGGTTCAACACCCGCAGCCTCCTGGATGTCCCCTTGCGCGAGAAGGACCGGATCATCGGCGTCCTTTGCGCCATCAACAAAAAAAGCGGAGACTTCGACCAGACGGACATCGAACTCCTGAACATGATTGCCGGCACGGTAGCCCTTTCGATCGAGAACGCCCGCTTCGCAGAGGAGTTGAAGGAGGCTTACAAGGAGGTCACCGCTCTCAACCGCGCCAAGGACAAGGTCATCAATCACCTCTCGCACGAACTGCGTACACCTTTGTCGGTTCTTGCGGCATCTCTCACAATCCTCGAAAAGCGTCTGGCCCAGGTGCCCCCGGAGGCATGGAAACCCACCATGGGGCGGGCGGAGCGCAATCTGAACCGCATCCTCGAAATGCAGTATCAGCTGGATGACATCATCAGGGACTCCAATTACCAGATTCACCAGGTGGCAACGATTCTGCTCGAGTCCTGCACCGACCTCCTGGAAGCCCTGGCAGCCGAAAGGGTGGGTGAGGGTCCGCTCGTGGAGGCCATCAGAAAGCGGATCGATGATCTCTTCGTCCCCGAAGAACGTCCCGTGGAACGTATCCTGCCTCATGAGGTCATTCCCCGCATCCTCGATGAGATCGAACCGCGCTTTTCGCATCGCAGCCTGGATATCCAGCGCTATTTCACCCCGGCGCCCGCCATCGAGATCCCGATGGACGTCCTCGAAAAGGTGGTGACGGGTCTCGTCAAGAACGCCGTCGAGAACACCCCTGACCACGGACGCATCGAGCTGCGTTTGCACCAGCGGGGCAAAGGGGCCGAATTGGTCGTTCAGGACTTCGGCGTCGGGATCACCGAAGAAAATCAGCGGCGGATCTTCGAGGGGTTTTTCTCGACCCAGGAAACGATGGCCTACTCATCCAAACACCCCTATGAATTCAATGCCGGCGGAAAAGGGGCCGACCTGCTGCGGATGAAGATCTTTTCCGAACGGTATCACTTCAGGATCGATATGAACTCCACCCGCTGCCGCTTCATTCCGCTCAACACGGATGTCTGCCCGGGGGATATCGAAGCCTGCACCTTCTGCCGCCAACGGGAAGACTGCCTCTCGTCCGGCGGCACCACCTTCCGCGTCTTCTTCCCCGCCGCCGACCAGGATTCCCTTTCCGGCGGAGATGGACCGCCGGATCGGCCCGACGCGACGCGAACCCGTTCGCACGAATTGCAGCAGAAAGGAGAATCATGAATGGCCCTGCGTGAATCGATCCGTTCCGCCATGTTCGCCCGGGTCCGGGAAGAAGGCTATGCAGATAAACTCGGCCTCCGCCTCGTCGACGTCGAGGAAGGATATGCCAAGGTCGAAATGAAGCCCGATACGACCAACGAGAATATTTTCGGGATGGTGCACGGGGGCGCGATCTTCTCCCTGATGGACGAGGCCTTCCAGATTTCCTGCAACAGCCACGGGACCGTCGCCGTAGCCCTTTCCGTCAGCGTGGTCTACCACCGGCCACCCGAGGCGGGGGCGACCCTCACGGCGGAATCCCGCGAAGTCCACCGCTCCGCCAAGACCGGGACCTACGACATCCATGTGCGGGATGAAAAGGAC
The DNA window shown above is from Desulfatiglans anilini DSM 4660 and carries:
- the rnhA gene encoding ribonuclease HI; amino-acid sequence: MSEGEEIVEVFTDGACRGNPGPGGYGAVLRYRGVTREISGCEKMTTNNRMEMRAVIEALQALDRPCRVRVVTDSNYVKRGMTEWLPGWVRRDWVNSLKQPVKNRDLWEELLALSRKHQIEWRWVRGHHGHPENERCDALARSAIDQCTGKA
- a CDS encoding DUF1573 domain-containing protein, which gives rise to MRRVWMVFMLLLFMGIGVASAGAQEIKRPKALVPEREFDFKGVDEGSVLEHAFVIRNEGEAHLNILDVKTGUGCSVASYDKAVPPGGEGKVVLKINTRGYQGAFSKVARVQTDDPANEQIQLTMKADVKVPIHLSSSFVYLMVDKDETATRELEIRAELDKPLTLEPVFFDLDKIVQYKMEEVEKGKQFKLTFSTTPETPASFNGVLKLKTNYPERPEIPIRIRGRVAGRQPAVVAPPVKISKRFVLLQGEAGNEISESVDIEAAPDKPLTLTPANFSLEGKVAYRIEELEKGKKFRLHFTASGEAQERFGGFLLLKTNYAEMPQIVIQIRGMTASKTEGLPPEGRQGPPKQLQGKE
- a CDS encoding redox-sensing transcriptional repressor Rex, which produces MPDGRGEAARHAKLRFLTWVGSQHTLTVLSASVKIPQAARTSENSGDNALRKQVKIPKATITRLSLYYRQLELLEFDGYRMVSSDKLAWLCQVNPAQVRKDLGYFGEFGVRGVGYDVIDLQTHIKKILAVNRDWKIAVAGVGNLGSALLQQESLAARGFVCVAAFDSDPEKIGQLTPSGIQIQDIKELETTVKERRIEIGVISTPASAAQMVADEFLEAEVHALLNFSPTRIVVPECCLVENIDFTVKLDVLTYKLHHRLDP
- a CDS encoding PAS domain S-box protein, which translates into the protein MRKKAPEKPSASGNVKKKKLSESEAASQAGTAPASPEPLSSERYQAFVENIGEGVYEIDILGHFTYFNNSLARIFGYPPEEILYRSFSIFMDEDYARKGFDTFNKIYRTGEGINDMIWEIRRKDGSTRIIELSANLVVNKASEKTGFRGIVRDISERYRAREALKKSERRYRTLLEFAPYPIVVFNQEGCVGYLNPSFTEVFGWTLDELKGKEIPFYPAEPGGETGESVRRLFQEKGLKRYETKRLTKDGRLLDVVIRDTVLTDEANGTSMELMILRDVTHEKRLARNTEALLRIGMALPQYPELEDLLDYVSNEIKNMVDSEGALVILLDHEKNELFFKSGAHDDSATERKIKEIRYPADKGVSAEVLRTGQPIIVKDAYSDPKFYTMVDRQAGFNTRSLLDVPLREKDRIIGVLCAINKKSGDFDQTDIELLNMIAGTVALSIENARFAEELKEAYKEVTALNRAKDKVINHLSHELRTPLSVLAASLTILEKRLAQVPPEAWKPTMGRAERNLNRILEMQYQLDDIIRDSNYQIHQVATILLESCTDLLEALAAERVGEGPLVEAIRKRIDDLFVPEERPVERILPHEVIPRILDEIEPRFSHRSLDIQRYFTPAPAIEIPMDVLEKVVTGLVKNAVENTPDHGRIELRLHQRGKGAELVVQDFGVGITEENQRRIFEGFFSTQETMAYSSKHPYEFNAGGKGADLLRMKIFSERYHFRIDMNSTRCRFIPLNTDVCPGDIEACTFCRQREDCLSSGGTTFRVFFPAADQDSLSGGDGPPDRPDATRTRSHELQQKGES
- a CDS encoding PaaI family thioesterase; translated protein: MALRESIRSAMFARVREEGYADKLGLRLVDVEEGYAKVEMKPDTTNENIFGMVHGGAIFSLMDEAFQISCNSHGTVAVALSVSVVYHRPPEAGATLTAESREVHRSAKTGTYDIHVRDEKDRLIASCQALAYRKKDRLPFLPVGDA